Genomic window (Desulfobulbaceae bacterium):
CGCTATCTCGACTGCAATAAAGATGATATCTATGTCATGGTTCGTCTTGCGGAGTCGTTCAACAAAACCGGTAATTTTGATAAGGCTGAGGCGTTTTATCAGCGAGCCCTTGCTGTCAATAACGAGGATAAATATGCCCTTCTTGGCCTTGGCAGTCTGTATTATAAGGTCGAGAATGATGAAAAGGCCTTGGAGTATTTCGATAGACTCTTGGCCTTGGATGATGGCTATGTGGCAGTGTTGACCATGGTTGGCAACATCTACCGCCGTCGTAAGGAGTACGAAGTCGCGGCTAATTATTATGAGAGGGCCACCTGTCTCGAGTCGTGGAACAGTTTTGCTCTGTATGGTCTGGGGGATTGCCAGCGGGGTATGGAGAATCTTGATCGGGCTGTCTTTTGGTGGTCGAAAATTCTAGAAAATGAGCCTCATAATCAGGATCTGCTGACCCGGGTTGGCGATGCTATGCTGAATCTGGATCGCTTCGATCAATCGTTAGAACACTATATGCGTAGTCTTCAGGTAGGATTTGATCTTTATGCTCTGTTGGGGATGTCCAGACTGTATCGGATGCAGCAGAACTGGGTTGAGGCGGAGAAGGCCTGTCTGCAGATTTTAGAGAAGGTGCCGGGGCATCAGCGAACACTGACCGAGCTGTTAAATGTTTATCAGGGCATGGGCAGAGAGGATAAGGTGGCGGAGATTTCCCGCCAACTTTCAGCACTGGCTCATGGCGAGTGATTGAAGGGAACCAGTTTCAGCGCATGCGACACTGGGCACTGTTGATCATTCGGGGATAAAGCGTTGCGTATGAGCCAACCTGGTAATGATTTACCCCCTCGCAGGTGGGAGATCGACTGCGCGCGCGGGGCAGCGGTTGGCCTGATGATTGTGTCAAATTTTCTGTTTGATTTGGTTTTTTTTGGGGGTAAGGAGCAGCTGCAATCCAGCGTCTTGGACTGGTTCGCCCGGTTCGTCGCTGGATTTTTTATTGTATTGGCCGGGATCTCTTTGACGTTGAGTCAAGCGAGGCCTGATTCACGATTTTACGGGTTTGGTAAGATTGTGTTCCGTGGTCTCGGCTTGATGGGGCTGGGCCTGGTGGTAACGGGTGCCACGTGGTTTGCTGCTGGGGATGGGATGGTGATCTTCGGGGTCCTCCATTTGATCGGTGCAGGTCTGATCCTTGTCTATCCTTTTGTTGGGCATCCCATGGTCAGTCTTGTGGCTGGTGTCCTGATCTCTTCAGCCGCATTGTGGACCAATGAGGTCCGACTGGACACCTCCTGGCTGCTCTGGCTCGGGTTGCAGCCCTATGACTTCAGCAGTGTTGATTATGCCCCGCTCATTCCGTGGCTTGGTCCGATGCTCATCGGTGTATTTTTAGGGCATATGCTCTATCCTGACGGGAACCGGCGCTACAGGATTGCAGATCTTTCCCAGCGTTGGCCGGTCCGGGTACTCACCTGGGGCGGCCGTCACTCTTTGGTCATCTATTTTGTCCATCAGCCGGTGCTCCTTGCCGGACTGTTTCTGGCACTGAAATGGCGGTAGCTCTGGGGCTCAAGCCCCCTTCGCTCGACACTGGTCAGGGCGAGGTCATTGCTGTTGCCGTGGCTCAGGGCGAGAAGGATTCAATGGAGCTTTTTTCATTGGTGCTCCTTTCGGTTAATATCAGCCATCGTCTCTTACGGTCGGATCATCTCTGGCGGGTCGAGGTCTCTCCGTCCGAACTTGTTGCTGCCCGAGATCATCTTGCTAGATTTGAAGAGGAGAACCGGGGCTGGCCCCCTTTGCCAGCCCCGGTTCCGTTTAATCCAGGCCAAGGCTGGGCGCTGACGGCGCTCTTGGCAGGTCTGGCCCTTTTTCATGGCATAACCGGTCCGTGGCGTGCGGATAATCCATGGTTTGTCCGGGGGGCGGTTGATAGTGATTTAGTCTTTGCCGGGAGTGAATTGTGGCGGGTTGTGACCGGTCTTACCCTCCATGCCGATGCCAGTCATTTACTGGGTAATGTCATCTTGGGTGGGGTGGTGTTGTCCTATCTCTCCAGCCAAATCGGTGGTGGAGGGGTATGGCTTTTGGCGCTTATGACCGGAGGTTTGGGCAATTACTTAAATGCACTCTACCATGGTGGGGACCATCGTTTTGTTGGCTTTTCGACGGCGGTATTCGGTGTGATCGGAGCTCTTTGCGGGTTGAGGATGATGAATCTGCAGGCATTCCGCCTTCGTTCGATTCTGCTGCCCTTGGGGGCCGGGGCGGGGCTCCTCGCCATGCTCGGAACCGAGGGGGAAAAGACCGATGTCGGGGCTCATCTCTGGGGTTTGGGTGTAGGTGTGGTCTGCGGACTTCTCTGGTATTGGATTGTTGCCCGGCGTTTGATTATTGGTCGTCGGGGTCAATTGGGCATGGTGTGCGGTACTATGCTGGTAATCCTATGGGCCTGGTGGCGGGCTATAGGAACCCAGGGGCTCGTATGGTGAGGATTTTTTTCTTGCGGCCTGGCCGCATTACAGATATAGAAAACGGGAGAGGTGGGTGATGCAGCTTAATGTCCCGATAATTGGTATCTTGCGAGGTGTTGAGGCCTCATTTTTCAGCGAGATTATGGTCGCTTCCTTTGCTGAGGGGCTTCAGGCCATTGAAGTGACCATGAACACCACAGGCGCCGAGGCGATGATTACTGCTGGTCGCTCCGCCGTGCCGCAAGGTCATTGGTTGGGGATGGGTACCATCCGCAACCGACAGGAGGCAGAAAGAGCGGTCAAGGCTGGGGCTATGTTTTTGGTCTCGCCCAATTGTGACCCGGAAGTTATCGCCTATGCCAATGATCAGGGGGTGCCCATGATCGCCGGGGCCCTGACGCCGACAGAGGTCTATTCGGCATGGGCAGCCGGCGCTGATATGGTCAAAGTTTTCCCCTGTTCTGCCTTTGGTCCTGGCTACATCAAAGAGCTGCTGGGACCTTTTGATCACATTCCGCTGGTGGCGGTCGGCGGGGTCACAGCGGATAACCTAGGCGACTATTTTGCAGCAGGCGTGAAAGCGGTGGGAGTCAGTGCCAATTTATTTGGCAAGGAAGCCCTTCGGCAGAGAAATTTGGCAGAACTTGCTGCCAATGTCAGGAAATTTATTAATTACTGCCGGAGTGGTAGCGGCACTACGTAACTTAACTCATACCTGGGGATGAGTTGATGATTACCAGGTTTGTTGCCAAGCGATTAAAGAAACAGGAGACAACGAATGTACAGACCAGAGATTAAGGTGATTGACTGCACGGTCCGTGATGGCGGGCTGATGAATAAGTGGCAGTTTGACGACAAATTTGTCCGGAGGGTATATGAATCCCTGAGCAAGGCCGGTGTCGATTATATGGAGATTGGTTATCTCAGTTCAGAGGGGATGTTTTCCCGAGAAGAGATGGGTCCATGGAAATTTTGTGCTGAGGATGACCTGAAACGGATCATCGGCACTGGCGAGAAGAAGATCAAGCTCTCCGCCATGGCAGACATCGGGCGGATCAACTACGACGATATCCCTCATAAGACAGAAAGTTCGCTCGATATGATCCGAGTGGCCTGCTATGTTCACCAGGTTGATGCCGCTATCGATCTGGCGCATCACTGTATCGACAAGGGGTATGAGACTACGATCAACCTGATGGCAGTGTCAACAGTCGGCTTGCGGGATTTGGAAGAGGCCTTGGGTGACCTGGCCAAGAGCCGGGTGCCGATTATCTATCTGGTCGACAGCTTTGGCGCTTTTTATTCCGAGGATATCGAGACCTTGACTAAGCGATATATGGAGAGTCTGCCGGGGAAGATCATTGGCATTCACTCCCACAACAACCAGCAGCTCGGCTTTGCCAACACCATTACCTCAATCATCTGCGGCATCAATTATCTTGATGCCACTTTGTATGGTATTGGCCGTGGAGCTGGCAACTGCCCGCTTGAGTTGTTGATTTCTTTTCTCAAGAATCCGAAATACAAGGTGCGACCACTGATTGAGGCCATCGAGCATGAGATCCTGCCTTGGAGCAAGAAGATCGACTGGGGGTATTTTATCCCTTACATGGTAACAGGGGTGCTGAACCAGCATCCGAGGACTGCCATTGCTCACATGGAGTCGGATCATCCCAACTTGGTGACCGAGTTTTTCGACCAGGCAACCAGCGTCGCCTGATCCGCTCAACCGACATCTGCATGACGGGTGTGGCGCTTTGGCCTCCCCGTCATGCAGACGTCGGACCTTGCATCCCCTCGCCCCACTTCCTGTCTCTCCCTTAGCGCTTCTTTTCCCGTTCTTGCATATGATCACTGACCATCCATGGCTAACAAACATATGAAAGCAGATCAATCGTATCCTAAATGTTGCGCCATCCTTGATGATTCAGGCAGGTCTCTTTGGGCAGAAATTTCATCCGGGCTGGATTATGAAGGGCTTTTGGCCCAAGTCGAGGTTCTTGCCGCAGAGGGGAGGTTTCCATCCACCCTGCACGATCTGTTGAGCGTCGAGCATGCTTTCACGTTGGTTCAGGTAGACAATTCTCCTGTCCCGAAACAAGTAAACCGTTTGATCCTTAATCCATCGTTGAAGTTGGTCCCGGTTAAATGGTCCGGGTTGGACCGGTTGCTGGTGGACCCCGAGTGGAACTGCCAGCCCGCAGGGCCACAGGAGATTATCATGGTCTGGCGCCACCCCGTGAGTGGAAAGGTTGAGGTGAAGCAGGCAACTGTCTCCGATCTTCTGGCTCTTAAGATTGTGTCGGAAGAACTTTCTGCCAGTTCCGTAGCCTCAGAAGGGGGAGTCGCCGTCGGTGTGGTCGATGCGGCTATTGCTAACGCCTCTGCCAGCGGAATAGTGATCAAGCCGTTGTCTGCCATTCGCCGCCACCAAAGTGCATTTCGTGATCATAAGTCGGTAATTGATCCGGCCTTCCTCACGAGCGAGGTATTCAGCGTCCAGTGGCATATTACCCAGAACTGCGACCTGCACTGCAAGCACTGTTATGATCGGAGCAGCCGGGGGGTCATGCCTTTAGACACGGCCCTCTCCATCCTTGATGATATCCGTAGTTTTTGCAGGGATCGCAATGTTCACGGGCAGGTGACCTTTTCCGGCGGCAACCCTTTGCTCTATCCTTATTTCATGGAGCTTTACCAGGCGGCGGTTGATCGGTATCTCGGGGTGGCAATTCTTGGTAACCCTACCTCGCTGCAGGAGATCAAGGCTCTTGCTGCTATTGCTAAACCGCTCTATTTCCAGGTGAGTTTAGAGGGGTTGGAGTCTCATAACGACTATATTCGAGGTCAGGGACATTTTGCCCGAGTGATCGAATTCTTGCCGGTGTTGAAAGAGTGCGGCATCTACTCCATGGTCATGCTGACCCTCACCCGTGACAACCAGCAGCAGGTTCTTCCTCTCGCTGAACTGCTTCGTGACAAAGTCGATTATTTTACCTTTAACCGTTTGGCAATGGTAGGAGAGGGCGCTACCCTGCTCGGAGCAGAGCAAGAGAGTTTCCGTGCCTTCCTGAACGACTATCTGCACGCTGCCCGGACCAACCCCTGTATGGGATTGAAGGACAATCTCTTCAACCTACTTTGCTGCGAACAAGGGCGT
Coding sequences:
- a CDS encoding divalent cation tolerance protein CutA, which gives rise to MNIGWTTVANAVDAEKMARDVVESRLAVCVQIDGPIRSFYRWEDEVSHSKEYRLTIKFLAENTERLEAWLNQNHPYEVPEWLTVGADRINPAYKKWAEAGVSATASTSKPKKDVLRLSKLGRSYLRKHLYSEAEAAFREALEIDPQNAYILVGLGDTTREMKKYEESIAYYEKVLEFDSVNVFALRGIGDSYRGILQHKRAIPYWMRYLDCNKDDIYVMVRLAESFNKTGNFDKAEAFYQRALAVNNEDKYALLGLGSLYYKVENDEKALEYFDRLLALDDGYVAVLTMVGNIYRRRKEYEVAANYYERATCLESWNSFALYGLGDCQRGMENLDRAVFWWSKILENEPHNQDLLTRVGDAMLNLDRFDQSLEHYMRSLQVGFDLYALLGMSRLYRMQQNWVEAEKACLQILEKVPGHQRTLTELLNVYQGMGREDKVAEISRQLSALAHGE
- a CDS encoding DUF1624 domain-containing protein; its protein translation is MSQPGNDLPPRRWEIDCARGAAVGLMIVSNFLFDLVFFGGKEQLQSSVLDWFARFVAGFFIVLAGISLTLSQARPDSRFYGFGKIVFRGLGLMGLGLVVTGATWFAAGDGMVIFGVLHLIGAGLILVYPFVGHPMVSLVAGVLISSAALWTNEVRLDTSWLLWLGLQPYDFSSVDYAPLIPWLGPMLIGVFLGHMLYPDGNRRYRIADLSQRWPVRVLTWGGRHSLVIYFVHQPVLLAGLFLALKWR
- a CDS encoding rhomboid family intramembrane serine protease; translated protein: MAVALGLKPPSLDTGQGEVIAVAVAQGEKDSMELFSLVLLSVNISHRLLRSDHLWRVEVSPSELVAARDHLARFEEENRGWPPLPAPVPFNPGQGWALTALLAGLALFHGITGPWRADNPWFVRGAVDSDLVFAGSELWRVVTGLTLHADASHLLGNVILGGVVLSYLSSQIGGGGVWLLALMTGGLGNYLNALYHGGDHRFVGFSTAVFGVIGALCGLRMMNLQAFRLRSILLPLGAGAGLLAMLGTEGEKTDVGAHLWGLGVGVVCGLLWYWIVARRLIIGRRGQLGMVCGTMLVILWAWWRAIGTQGLVW
- a CDS encoding bifunctional 4-hydroxy-2-oxoglutarate aldolase/2-dehydro-3-deoxy-phosphogluconate aldolase, giving the protein MQLNVPIIGILRGVEASFFSEIMVASFAEGLQAIEVTMNTTGAEAMITAGRSAVPQGHWLGMGTIRNRQEAERAVKAGAMFLVSPNCDPEVIAYANDQGVPMIAGALTPTEVYSAWAAGADMVKVFPCSAFGPGYIKELLGPFDHIPLVAVGGVTADNLGDYFAAGVKAVGVSANLFGKEALRQRNLAELAANVRKFINYCRSGSGTT
- a CDS encoding nucleoid-structuring protein H-NS, with amino-acid sequence MYRPEIKVIDCTVRDGGLMNKWQFDDKFVRRVYESLSKAGVDYMEIGYLSSEGMFSREEMGPWKFCAEDDLKRIIGTGEKKIKLSAMADIGRINYDDIPHKTESSLDMIRVACYVHQVDAAIDLAHHCIDKGYETTINLMAVSTVGLRDLEEALGDLAKSRVPIIYLVDSFGAFYSEDIETLTKRYMESLPGKIIGIHSHNNQQLGFANTITSIICGINYLDATLYGIGRGAGNCPLELLISFLKNPKYKVRPLIEAIEHEILPWSKKIDWGYFIPYMVTGVLNQHPRTAIAHMESDHPNLVTEFFDQATSVA
- the sbtM gene encoding selenobiotic family peptide radical SAM maturase gives rise to the protein MANKHMKADQSYPKCCAILDDSGRSLWAEISSGLDYEGLLAQVEVLAAEGRFPSTLHDLLSVEHAFTLVQVDNSPVPKQVNRLILNPSLKLVPVKWSGLDRLLVDPEWNCQPAGPQEIIMVWRHPVSGKVEVKQATVSDLLALKIVSEELSASSVASEGGVAVGVVDAAIANASASGIVIKPLSAIRRHQSAFRDHKSVIDPAFLTSEVFSVQWHITQNCDLHCKHCYDRSSRGVMPLDTALSILDDIRSFCRDRNVHGQVTFSGGNPLLYPYFMELYQAAVDRYLGVAILGNPTSLQEIKALAAIAKPLYFQVSLEGLESHNDYIRGQGHFARVIEFLPVLKECGIYSMVMLTLTRDNQQQVLPLAELLRDKVDYFTFNRLAMVGEGATLLGAEQESFRAFLNDYLHAARTNPCMGLKDNLFNLLCCEQGRDLFGGCAGHGCGAAFNFVAIVADGEVHACRKFPSPIGNVFTESLAAAYDSDKAEGYRSGSAGCVGCRIRPVCGGCLAVSYGLGLDPLEARDPYCWRPA